In the Chryseobacterium sp. MYb264 genome, one interval contains:
- the atpB gene encoding F0F1 ATP synthase subunit A, translating into MSFKKLLIVLHLIVFCFGFAETHEGSTETVKEEKYNPVPFIMHHIADAHNWHLWGEGHNSVGISLPVILWDNGLKVFSSEKFGHEEENVAEVDGKFYKVFHNKIYATDANGTLDMHEGHPTNDVPLDFSITKVVAQMLLAAVILLIIGLASASSYKKSQVPSGIAKFIEPIVVFVRDEIALQNIGSVRYQKYVPYLVTLFLFIWVLNILGLLPGAANTTGNIAFTMVLAVFTLLIVNLSGRKTYWMHMFDPLGSNMPFAGKILVYIILVPVELLGIITKPFALMIRLFANMTAGHIIIMSLIALIFIMQTYAITPVSLGLSLFIYVLEVLVAALQAYIFTMLTALFIGSAVEEPHHDHH; encoded by the coding sequence ATGAGTTTTAAAAAACTGTTAATCGTCCTGCATCTAATTGTTTTCTGCTTCGGCTTTGCAGAAACACATGAAGGAAGTACGGAAACCGTAAAAGAGGAAAAGTACAATCCTGTTCCATTTATTATGCACCATATTGCAGATGCTCACAATTGGCATCTTTGGGGTGAAGGTCACAATTCTGTAGGAATTTCTTTGCCTGTAATTTTATGGGATAATGGGTTGAAAGTTTTCAGTTCAGAAAAATTCGGACACGAGGAGGAGAATGTTGCAGAAGTGGATGGTAAATTTTACAAAGTATTCCACAATAAAATCTACGCAACAGATGCAAACGGAACGTTGGATATGCACGAAGGTCACCCAACAAATGATGTTCCTTTAGACTTCTCTATTACTAAAGTTGTTGCACAAATGTTATTAGCTGCAGTGATCTTATTAATTATTGGTCTTGCTTCAGCTTCAAGTTATAAAAAATCTCAGGTTCCTTCAGGAATTGCTAAGTTTATCGAGCCGATCGTAGTTTTCGTAAGAGACGAAATCGCTCTTCAAAATATTGGATCTGTAAGATATCAGAAATATGTACCTTATTTGGTTACTTTATTCTTGTTCATCTGGGTTCTTAACATCTTAGGATTACTTCCGGGAGCAGCAAATACAACTGGTAACATTGCTTTCACAATGGTTTTAGCGGTATTCACTTTACTAATTGTGAACTTAAGCGGTAGAAAAACATATTGGATGCACATGTTCGATCCACTAGGAAGCAACATGCCTTTCGCAGGAAAGATCTTGGTTTACATTATCTTGGTTCCTGTAGAATTATTAGGAATTATTACTAAGCCTTTCGCATTGATGATTCGTCTTTTTGCTAACATGACGGCAGGACACATCATCATCATGAGTTTGATCGCGTTGATCTTCATCATGCAAACGTATGCTATTACTCCGGTATCATTAGGTTTATCATTATTTATCTATGTGTTGGAAGTATTGGTAGCAGCATTACAGGCTTATATCTTTACAATGTTAACAGCATTGTTTATCGGATCTGCGGTTGAGGAGCCTCACCACGATCACCACTAA
- the ffh gene encoding signal recognition particle protein: MFNSLQDKLDKALHNISGRGKITEINVAETVKEIRRALVDADVNYKVAKDLTKRVQDKALGQDVLTSLTPGQLMTKIVHDELVDLMGGSQEGINLSGKPSVILIAGLQGSGKTTFSGKLANYLKTKRNKKPLLVACDVYRPAAIDQLKVLGGQIGVPVFTEEGSMDPSSISQNAINFAKANGHDVVIVDTAGRLAIDEQMMKEIKTVHSVIAPNETLFVVDSMTGQDAVNTAKAFNDTLNFDGVVLTKLDGDTRGGAALTIRSVVEKPIKFISTGEKMEALDLFYPERMADRILGMGDVVSLVERAQEQFDEEEAKKLHKKIAKNEFGFDDFLKQINQIKKMGNMKDLMGMIPGVGKAIKDVEISDDAFKHIEAIIHSMTPDERRRPSIINTQRKNRIAKGAGRKIEDVNQLMKQFDQMGKMMKMMQGPQGKQMMQMMSKMPNMPGMGGMFGK, encoded by the coding sequence ATGTTTAATAGTTTACAGGATAAATTAGACAAAGCACTTCATAATATTTCCGGGCGTGGAAAAATCACCGAGATCAACGTTGCGGAAACCGTAAAAGAAATTCGTAGAGCATTGGTAGACGCCGATGTTAACTATAAAGTTGCCAAAGATCTTACTAAAAGAGTTCAGGATAAAGCACTAGGACAAGACGTTCTTACATCGCTTACACCGGGACAGTTGATGACGAAAATCGTTCACGACGAATTGGTAGATTTAATGGGTGGTTCTCAGGAAGGAATCAACCTTTCAGGAAAACCTTCTGTGATTTTAATTGCAGGTCTTCAGGGTTCTGGTAAGACTACTTTCTCAGGAAAATTAGCAAATTATCTAAAGACAAAAAGAAATAAAAAACCTCTTTTGGTAGCATGTGACGTTTATCGTCCGGCTGCGATCGACCAGCTAAAAGTTTTGGGTGGGCAAATCGGGGTTCCCGTTTTCACAGAAGAAGGTTCTATGGATCCTTCAAGCATCTCTCAAAATGCAATTAATTTTGCTAAAGCTAATGGTCACGACGTAGTAATCGTAGATACCGCAGGTCGTTTAGCGATCGATGAGCAGATGATGAAGGAAATTAAAACCGTTCACTCTGTTATTGCGCCTAATGAAACTCTTTTCGTTGTAGATTCAATGACGGGACAGGATGCGGTGAATACTGCAAAAGCGTTCAACGATACATTGAATTTTGACGGGGTTGTTTTAACGAAATTAGACGGTGATACTCGTGGTGGAGCTGCTTTAACGATTCGTTCTGTGGTTGAAAAACCAATCAAATTCATCTCTACAGGTGAGAAAATGGAAGCTTTAGACCTTTTCTACCCTGAAAGAATGGCAGACAGAATCTTGGGAATGGGAGACGTTGTTTCCTTGGTAGAAAGAGCTCAGGAGCAGTTTGACGAAGAGGAAGCAAAAAAACTTCACAAGAAAATCGCTAAAAACGAGTTTGGTTTTGATGATTTCTTAAAACAAATCAATCAAATCAAAAAAATGGGGAATATGAAGGATTTGATGGGAATGATTCCTGGTGTTGGAAAAGCCATTAAAGATGTTGAAATCAGCGATGACGCATTCAAACACATTGAAGCGATCATCCATTCTATGACTCCGGACGAAAGAAGAAGACCTTCTATTATCAATACGCAAAGAAAAAACAGAATTGCTAAAGGTGCGGGAAGAAAAATTGAAGACGTAAACCAATTGATGAAGCAATTCGACCAGATGGGTAAAATGATGAAGATGATGCAAGGCCCTCAAGGTAAGCAAATGATGCAAATGATGAGCAAAATGCCAAATATGCCTGGAATGGGCGGAATGTTCGGCAAATAA
- a CDS encoding TM2 domain-containing protein — translation METYEKQGNYVPQPYKSEKKITAGILGILLGGFGVHKFYLGYTKAGIIQLLLSLLCIGGLIGLIEGIIYLTKSDEEFDRTYVQNQKEWF, via the coding sequence ATGGAAACTTATGAAAAGCAAGGAAATTACGTTCCTCAACCTTACAAGTCTGAAAAGAAAATAACAGCGGGAATTTTGGGAATTCTACTAGGCGGATTTGGAGTGCATAAATTTTATTTAGGCTACACCAAAGCGGGTATTATTCAATTATTATTAAGCTTGTTATGTATTGGCGGACTTATCGGTTTAATTGAGGGAATTATTTACCTTACAAAATCTGATGAGGAATTTGACAGAACCTACGTTCAGAACCAAAAAGAATGGTTTTAA
- a CDS encoding OmpW family outer membrane protein: MKKLLLAGAVALFGLSNAQMTKGDWVISGNTGLGFNAQSSTVKANGESNDGPKISNFSITPSVGYFVIDGLAVGIDLGFNSNTNKFDGDKLTNTTFSVMPTATYYFNTGSKFFPFVGAGIGYATYKEKYSLSSGAAFNADAKNDGLTWKAKAGVTYMATPSLGINLGLGFDQFYTKNTVLNTEVKTTRNNFGVNVGFSYFIKAKAQKSDK; this comes from the coding sequence ATGAAAAAATTATTATTAGCGGGTGCTGTGGCACTTTTCGGATTGTCAAATGCACAAATGACAAAAGGAGACTGGGTAATCAGCGGAAACACAGGGTTAGGATTCAACGCTCAAAGCTCTACTGTGAAAGCTAATGGAGAGTCTAACGACGGGCCTAAAATCTCTAACTTTTCTATTACTCCTTCTGTAGGATATTTCGTAATCGACGGTTTGGCTGTAGGAATTGATTTAGGATTCAACAGCAATACAAACAAGTTTGACGGAGATAAATTAACAAATACTACATTTTCTGTAATGCCAACTGCAACGTATTATTTCAATACAGGAAGTAAATTTTTCCCATTCGTAGGAGCGGGTATCGGGTATGCTACTTATAAAGAAAAATACAGTCTTTCTTCTGGGGCTGCTTTTAATGCAGATGCTAAAAATGATGGTTTAACGTGGAAGGCTAAAGCTGGTGTAACGTATATGGCTACACCGTCTTTAGGAATCAATTTAGGACTTGGTTTTGATCAGTTCTACACTAAGAATACCGTTCTTAATACAGAGGTTAAAACAACAAGAAATAACTTCGGTGTAAACGTAGGTTTCTCTTACTTCATCAAAGCTAAAGCTCAGAAATCTGATAAATAA
- a CDS encoding outer membrane beta-barrel protein has product MKKLILAVAITLFGLSNAQINRGAVYISGQVNYSKNEDKNTNDSKKEFKILPSVGVFVAPNLAVGASWGFSHTKRISNQTFNGGSYTMNVEFITKEPSFVIAPFVRKYWTLSDKLYFFGQLEVPVRVGKTETEIKAQTTDFMSGSVYEDTQSAEYKFASVGVNIKPGLDYFINKNWSVEATIGELGYDRFKYKDLDKAANNSKFGLNLSSVSFGVKYVINKKDNQQ; this is encoded by the coding sequence ATGAAAAAACTAATATTAGCAGTTGCTATTACACTTTTTGGGTTATCAAATGCTCAGATCAACAGAGGAGCTGTTTATATTTCAGGACAGGTAAATTATTCTAAAAACGAAGATAAAAATACCAACGATAGCAAGAAGGAATTTAAAATTTTACCAAGTGTAGGTGTTTTTGTAGCGCCTAATTTAGCGGTAGGGGCAAGCTGGGGATTTTCGCATACTAAAAGAATATCAAATCAAACTTTTAACGGAGGGAGCTATACGATGAATGTTGAATTTATAACGAAAGAACCAAGTTTTGTTATCGCTCCGTTTGTAAGGAAATACTGGACTTTATCTGACAAATTGTATTTCTTCGGACAGTTGGAAGTTCCGGTTCGTGTAGGTAAGACCGAGACTGAAATAAAAGCTCAGACTACAGATTTTATGTCGGGTAGCGTGTATGAGGATACACAATCTGCGGAATATAAGTTTGCTTCTGTTGGGGTAAACATCAAGCCGGGATTGGATTATTTTATCAATAAAAATTGGTCTGTTGAAGCGACAATAGGAGAGCTTGGATATGACAGATTTAAGTATAAAGATCTTGATAAAGCTGCGAATAACTCAAAATTTGGGTTGAATCTCTCTTCAGTAAGCTTTGGGGTAAAATATGTGATCAATAAAAAAGATAATCAACAATAA
- a CDS encoding outer membrane protein translates to MKKVLLAGAIALFGLSNAQIAKGTTYLSGTVNFSSNEDNNTDRKIDKLTLVPTVGYFVGTNLAVGVGVGYTQSTNKVENDVTNTKFTKSAFVVEPFVRKYWTLGEKLYIFGQLSVPMEFGSDKNEATVANVSTSSKDKFNSFGVAVKPGLDYFLNKNWTIEATIGEFGYSNFKYKDAKSINNYNFGLDLASVGIGVKYVFAK, encoded by the coding sequence ATGAAAAAAGTATTATTAGCAGGTGCTATTGCACTTTTCGGTTTATCAAACGCTCAAATCGCTAAAGGAACTACATATTTGTCTGGAACTGTAAATTTTTCTTCAAACGAGGATAATAATACAGACAGAAAAATCGACAAACTAACATTAGTTCCTACAGTGGGTTATTTCGTTGGTACTAACTTAGCAGTTGGGGTTGGTGTAGGTTACACTCAGTCTACAAATAAAGTAGAAAATGATGTGACAAATACAAAATTTACTAAATCAGCTTTTGTTGTTGAGCCTTTCGTAAGAAAATACTGGACTTTAGGTGAGAAATTATACATCTTCGGACAACTTTCAGTTCCTATGGAGTTTGGAAGCGATAAAAACGAAGCTACTGTAGCAAACGTTTCTACTTCATCAAAAGATAAATTTAACTCATTCGGTGTTGCTGTTAAGCCAGGTTTAGATTATTTCTTGAACAAAAACTGGACTATCGAGGCTACAATCGGAGAGTTTGGATATAGCAACTTCAAATATAAAGATGCTAAAAGTATAAACAACTATAACTTCGGTCTTGACTTAGCGTCAGTAGGAATCGGTGTTAAATATGTTTTTGCTAAATAA